The segment CATGCCAGGTGACAAAATTGCAAGGCTCAAAGTGGCTTCGTGGCAAACTCCCCTTTCCTTTGACTTGTCAAAAGAAGGAATATTTCCAAAAGACTGGTTTTCGAAACTTAGAATCCTCGAGAACAGTTCTACAGCAACGGAGAAGACCATCGAGGTGAACGACCCTTTGAAATACAAGGGCTACACCTTCTACCAGGTCGGGTATGAGCAGGAACTCGAGCTTTCGGTAGAAGGCGCAAAAGAGAAAATCACGGTCACTGCCGGCCGCTCGGTTGATATCAAAGAGCTCGGGGTAAAACTTAAATTCGGAACACTTAGGACAGGCAACCTTTTTCAGAAGGATGGCACGGTGCGCGCAATCGAGCCCTATGTCATGGCAAAAATAGCGCCCGATAAGAACGCAAAGAATAAAAAGCCCGAATCCCGGAAAGAAGAAGCCCCGGTAAAGCTCGTTGTAAGTAAAGCGTCCGTTATTGCCGGGAAAAAGGTAACACTTACCGGGTACGACGAAAGCTCGATGCTAAGTTACCGCTACGACCCAGGTGTGCCGCTACTCTGGTTCTTTGGCTCGCTCGTGTTCATCATAATGACCCTAAGATGCCTGGGCTCGTGGCAGCGCGCCAGGTTTTCCATACGTGCAACGGATACAGGAAGTGTTGCAGAGATAAACGTAAAATGCATGGGGCTTTTCCGCTCAAAGGCCTCGCTTGTCTCGAACCTCGACTACGTGGCAAAGACCCGCATTTCGGAATGACTATCTCCGAGTTCATAGCGGAAATCAAAAAGCGCAAGGACTTAAAGGACGTCGCGTACCACGAGGTATTTCCCATGTGCTCTGCCTCGTACGCCGACAGCGCAAAAAAAACCGACAAACGCATAGAAAAGGCGCTCAACACCCTTGGAATCAAGAAACTCTACACCCATCAGGCCGAGGCAATAAGCTCGATACGTGGCGGTAGCAATACGGTCGTGATGACCCCGACCGCAAGCGGCAAGAGCCTCATATACAACATCCCTGTAATCGAAAACGCGTTAAAGGACAATGCATCGCGCGCCCTGTACTTATTTCCGCTTAAGGGGCTCGAGCAGGACCAGCTAAAGAACCTGAATGCCATGTTCGCGGAAATCGGCGACAAGGGCCTTAGCGCCGCTATTTACGACGGCGACACAACCGATTACAATAGGAAGAAAATAAGATCCAAGCCCCCTACCGTGCTCTTTACCAACCCCGACATGCTGCATCTTGGAATCCTTGCCTTTCACGCGAAGTGGGAGAGTTTTTTCCAAAACCTACGTTACGTCGTTATAGACGAAATACACGCCTACAGAGGAGTGCTCGGCTCCCATGTAGCGCAGCTTCTTCGGCGTCTGCGGCGCATCTGCTCGAAGTACGGCTCTAATCCAGTGTTCATAGCAAGCTCTGCAACCATAGCTAACCCCGGAGAACTTGCAACGATGCTAACCGGGCTGCCTTTTACCGTCACAGACGAGAACGGAGCGCCTTCGGGAAGAAAACATTTTCTCCTGATAGATCCGGCAAAGGACTTAAGCCCCTACACCATCGCAACGAAGATATTTACCGAAAGTATCGAGAACGGGTTCAAGGCAATTTGTTTTACAAAGGCAAGGAAGATAACAGAGCTCATGCACACGTGGGTAAAGGAAGGCTCCCCGAAGCTTAGTCCGCTCATAAGCTCTTACCGCGCAGGATATCTTCCGGAGGAAAGGCGCGAGATAGAACGCCGCCTCTTCTCCGGCGAGCTCTCGGGCGTCATCACCACAAGCGCTCTCGAACTTGGCGTTGATATCGGCGGGTTGGATGTCTGCGTGCTCGCAGGCTACCCAGGCTCCATAAGCTCCACGTGGCAGCGTGCCGGAAGGGTCGGCAGAGGCACAAAGGACTCTCTTGTCGTGATGGTGGCTCTCGAGGACGCGTTGGACAAGTACTTCATGCGTAGCGGCGAGGAGTTCTTCAATAAGAGCGCCGAGGCCGCTACACTCGATGCAGCAAACCCCGTGATACTGAAATCCCACCTTGCCTGCGCAGCCGCAGAAATGCCTGTACGATCGGCCGAGGCCGAATACGCGGAAAACGAGGACTCCGTCGAAACAGCGCTAAGCGAGCTTGTCGCTGAGAAAAAGCTCTGGAAGTCTGCGGTTAAAAGAACTTACAACCCGCGAAGCCGCTACCCTCACCGCGAAGTATCCATACGCGGCACAGGAGCGCCGTTTCGCATACTAAAGGAAATCAACTTAAAACCAATTGCCGAGAGCGGCACTTCGCGCGTAATGAGAGAGCTGCATCCGGGCGCAATCTACATGCACAGGGGCGAGCAGTATCTCATAACTTCCCTGCACCTCTCTGACAAAGAAGCGACCGCCCGGCCCGTGAGCGTGAATTACTATACATCCGCCATAACGGATGAGGAAACCGAGATACTTTCCGAGAAAAAAGTAATGTCCTCGTTTGGCAGCGAGATGTCGATTGGACGGCTGCGTATTACCGAAACGGTCCTTGGCTTTCGGCGTAAAGAGCTCTACACGAGAAAGGTTATCGAGGAATTGGGGCTTGAACTCCCGCCAACCGTATTCACGACAGAGGGCATGTGGTTTATCGTGAGCGATGAGCTGATAAACGCGATATCCGCTAAAAAGTTCAGCATCCCCGGCTCCCTGCACGCGCTCGAACACGCGCTCATCGCGGCCCTTCCCCTGTTCGCGCTTTGCGACAGAAATGACCTTGGCGGCAGAAGCTACACGCTAAACCCGGCGCTCGGGGCGCCTTCTATATTCGTCTACGACGCGCACGAGGGCGGCGTGGGGCTCGCGAAAAAAGGCTTCGAGCTTGCGGAGGACTGGTTCATGTCTACGAGAAAGATGCTATCGGAGTGCCCCTGCGAGGTGTCGTGCCCTTCCTGCACACAGGACCCACACTGCGGCAACAACAACGAGCCGCTCGATAAGCGCGGAGCAATACTTATCCTCAACGCCTTTCTTGGATAAAGGTCAAGACACGGCAAAACAATATTATTCGATGGATGAGAAAAGGGGCTGAAGCTTCTTTTTCGAGGACTCGAGGTGCTCGGGAAGCACCTTTGTCTCGGAGAGTACGGGCATGAAGTTCGTGTCCCCGTGCCACCTCGGCACTACGTGGCAGTGAAGGTGCTCGGCTATGCCCGCGCCTGCGGCAAAACCCAGGTTGAAGCCGACATTGAAGGCGTCTGGTTTATACAGTTCCTTTATTGCCTTTACCGAGTGCCTGATAAGCCGCCAGATGTCGATTGACTCGGCATCGCTTAAATTTTCCATATTCGCCTCGTGGCGCGACGGCGCCACCAGAAGGTGCGCGTTGTTGTAGGGGAATTTATTCAGTATGACTACGCTCGACTTGCCTGCGTAGAGGGTAAGACCATCATTTGACTTTCCTATAGCTGCATCGCAAAAAATACAAGACGGCTTGGGCTCCCTCACGGTATCAACGTATTCCATTCTCCAGGGGGCCCAGAGATTCTTCATGGCTTCTTAACTGTGTCCACCCTTTCCTTGAGTTCCTTGCCGGCCTTGAAAAACGGCACTTTTTTGGCGTCGACCTTTATGCCTTCGCCGGATTTGGGGTTCCTGCCCTGCCTCGAGTTCCGCTGCTTCACCTTGAAGCTGCCGAAACCGCGTATCTCTATTTTCTCGCCTTTTGCGAGGCTGTCGGCTATGCTGTCGAAGACGCTCGTTATGATTATCTCGACGTCCTTCTTGGTGAAGTTCGGCGCCTTCGCAGTTACTTCTTCGATAAGTTCGCTTCTGGTCATTCTCATCCTCCTAATGTTTAACGATACCCGGCATCATATACATTAAGCTAAAGGAAGAGGAAGCTTCGTTGACAAGCGTCCTCGCCCCCTCTTCCATCAATTCCTTGAAAAGCCCTTTCTTTCTCTCCGGATAAAGCACCCTCGGCTCTCCGGATATGCCCGCAAGCTTCCCGGCCTCGGTGATTGCGTCGCTAAGGTTGCCGAGCTTGTCAACGAGCCCGAGCCTCTTGGCCTCCGCCCCGGTGAACACGCGTCCGTTTGCAAGGAGCGCGGCCTCTTCCTTCTTTATCTTTCTTCCTTCCGAAACAGCGTCAACAAACTGGGAATGCGCGTCGTTGATAACGGACTGCAGCAGCGCCCTCTCTTCTTTTGTCATGGGCCTTGACGGAGAGCCCGTGTCCTTGAATTCGCCGCTTTTTATGGTCTCTGTTCTAAGACCGATTGTGCCAAAGAGCTTTTCCATGTTAACGAAGTTCGCAATAACGCCGATACTGCCTGTGATTGTTCCCGGGTTCGCCACTATCATATCGGCCGGAGCAGCTATATAGTAACCGCCAGATGCTGCCACGTTGCCCATGGAGATGACTACTTTTTTCTTCTCCTTTAGCCTCTTTACTTCCGTATATATCTCCTGCGAGGCCCCGACCGCGCCGCCCGGGCTGTTGACCCTCACAACAACGGCCTTGACGTCGTCTCTTCTCGCGTACTCGCGAAGCTTCTTGTTTATGGCGTAGGAATCGGTTATTACGCCTTCTATCTCGAGCACAGCGACCTTATCGCCAAAGCCGCCGCCTTCGTCATTCGAGAATATCGCGGTTATTGCCGATATTACTATCAGCGCCGTAAATACCGCGCCCATTGCCATCAGAAACTTCTTGAACTTTCCCATAATATAGAATCAGCCGCAGGCCGAATTATCCTCGTAAAGAATTAAATTACCGCCGTGCGCCGCCTGCCGCACTAATCCCCGCCGCCGTCTCCACCGCATCCGCCGGAATCGCCGCAGCTGCCGCTATCGGAACCGCCCGAATCACCGCTGCCGCCGTCCCCTCGACTGCCCCTTTTGCCGCTTCTGCTGCCGGACCTGTGCGCCCAGATGGAGAATATCACGACAAGCAAAACAACATTAATTACCAATATCACGAATATTTTGCTTGTCATACCAGTCCCGGTGACGTAGAAACTTTCTGCTGTCTGCTACGCGCCTTCGCCCTCGATTACACGCCTAAGGCTAAGCCCTATTTTCCTGTCATCGGGGTTTACGTTAAGTATCTCGACCTCGACCTTATCGCCGGCCTTTATGCCCGAGCCCTTCTGTTTACTCCTGTTCAACTCGGAAACATGTATAAGCCCCTCAACACCGCTCTCTATTTCTATGAAAGCCCCGAAGTCCGCTGTGCTCGAAACCCTGCCCTCTACGATATTTCCTGGGCTAAAACGCCCGGCAACCCCTGCCCACGGGTCATTCTCCGTAAGCCGTGTTGAGAGTGAGAAACGCTGCGCCGCCTTATCGACGTTCACCACAACGGCCTCGACCTCCTGGCCGCGCTTGAAGAGCTCAGAGGGATGCTTCACCTTTTTCCACGACATGTCTGATACGTGCACAAGGCCGTCGATACCCTCCTCAACGCCTATAAACACGCCGAAGTCCGTGATGTTCTTTACCGTGCCCTTTATCTTAGTGCCCTTGGGATAACGCTCTTCGATAGAATCCCAGGGATTGGCCTCCACCTGCTTTAAGCCAAGCGATATGCGCTTATTTACCGGATCCACGTCGAGTATCATTGCATCGACCATGTCGCCCGGCTTCACCTTCTGCGACGGATGGCGAAGCTTTGTCCACGACATCTCGGAGATATGCACTAGCCCCTCGAGCCCCGGTTCTATCTCCACAAAAGCGCCGTAATCTGTGAGATTGACGACCCTGCCCTTTATCCTCGCCTGCGGCTTGTAGCGGTCGGCTACACTTAGCCAGGGGTCAGAGGTAAGCTGCTTCATGCCAAGAGAAATCTTCTTTGTCTCGGCGTCGTATTTCAGTATTTTGACCTTCACTGCGTCGCCGACCTTCACGACCTGCGAGGGATGCGTAACCTTACCCCACGACATGTCGCTAAGATGCACGAGCCCGTCTATGCCGCCAAGATCAACGAACGCGCCGTAATCGGTGATGTTTTTAACAACCCCTTCAACGGCCTTGCCCTCTTCTATTTTGGAGAGCGTAACGCCCCTTAACGCATCCCTTTCCTCTTCGAGGATGACGCGCCTGGATATTATAAGATTGTTCTTTTTTCTGTTGTACTTGATTACCCTGAACTTGAATGATTTGCCGACGAGTTCGTCCGGGGATTTTACGGGCTTAAGGTCCACCTGAGAGCTTGGAAGGAACGCGGTCACGCCCATGACGCTTACATGGAACCCTCCGTTTACTTTTTTATCTATTTTACCGTCGACCGGAGTTTTGTTGTCGTGTACCAGTATGAGGTCGTCCCACACATGAAGCTGGTCTGCCTTGCCTTTGGAAAGTATAATATATCCGCGGTCATCGTCCCAGCGTAGTATAAGTACAGTAACTTCCTGGCCTTCCTTGACCTC is part of the Deltaproteobacteria bacterium genome and harbors:
- a CDS encoding cytochrome c biogenesis protein ResB: MAEKSYAVLTSLKTSVYLLLVLCVFFMLGTIFPQGTEYATYESSGGRFLFLVKTFGLLNIFNGSAFLAVSGLLLINLAFCCYENYFRVKGRRRKGYASLTSPDLVIALNSKPDKAQKIIERMFLSLGFREKPSSEKNVIVYEKGIYYRWLTWLYHAAIAACFAGFVLSGLYVKEGMLTLKKDTPAKIESSMMPETLGWMASPEPPSYTIVLDKFSTEYAEHPNLDMPGDKIARLKVASWQTPLSFDLSKEGIFPKDWFSKLRILENSSTATEKTIEVNDPLKYKGYTFYQVGYEQELELSVEGAKEKITVTAGRSVDIKELGVKLKFGTLRTGNLFQKDGTVRAIEPYVMAKIAPDKNAKNKKPESRKEEAPVKLVVSKASVIAGKKVTLTGYDESSMLSYRYDPGVPLLWFFGSLVFIIMTLRCLGSWQRARFSIRATDTGSVAEINVKCMGLFRSKASLVSNLDYVAKTRISE
- a CDS encoding DEAD/DEAH box helicase — translated: MTISEFIAEIKKRKDLKDVAYHEVFPMCSASYADSAKKTDKRIEKALNTLGIKKLYTHQAEAISSIRGGSNTVVMTPTASGKSLIYNIPVIENALKDNASRALYLFPLKGLEQDQLKNLNAMFAEIGDKGLSAAIYDGDTTDYNRKKIRSKPPTVLFTNPDMLHLGILAFHAKWESFFQNLRYVVIDEIHAYRGVLGSHVAQLLRRLRRICSKYGSNPVFIASSATIANPGELATMLTGLPFTVTDENGAPSGRKHFLLIDPAKDLSPYTIATKIFTESIENGFKAICFTKARKITELMHTWVKEGSPKLSPLISSYRAGYLPEERREIERRLFSGELSGVITTSALELGVDIGGLDVCVLAGYPGSISSTWQRAGRVGRGTKDSLVVMVALEDALDKYFMRSGEEFFNKSAEAATLDAANPVILKSHLACAAAEMPVRSAEAEYAENEDSVETALSELVAEKKLWKSAVKRTYNPRSRYPHREVSIRGTGAPFRILKEINLKPIAESGTSRVMRELHPGAIYMHRGEQYLITSLHLSDKEATARPVSVNYYTSAITDEETEILSEKKVMSSFGSEMSIGRLRITETVLGFRRKELYTRKVIEELGLELPPTVFTTEGMWFIVSDELINAISAKKFSIPGSLHALEHALIAALPLFALCDRNDLGGRSYTLNPALGAPSIFVYDAHEGGVGLAKKGFELAEDWFMSTRKMLSECPCEVSCPSCTQDPHCGNNNEPLDKRGAILILNAFLG
- a CDS encoding HIT domain-containing protein; this translates as MKNLWAPWRMEYVDTVREPKPSCIFCDAAIGKSNDGLTLYAGKSSVVILNKFPYNNAHLLVAPSRHEANMENLSDAESIDIWRLIRHSVKAIKELYKPDAFNVGFNLGFAAGAGIAEHLHCHVVPRWHGDTNFMPVLSETKVLPEHLESSKKKLQPLFSSIE
- a CDS encoding integration host factor subunit beta yields the protein MTRSELIEEVTAKAPNFTKKDVEIIITSVFDSIADSLAKGEKIEIRGFGSFKVKQRNSRQGRNPKSGEGIKVDAKKVPFFKAGKELKERVDTVKKP
- the sppA gene encoding signal peptide peptidase SppA, translated to MGKFKKFLMAMGAVFTALIVISAITAIFSNDEGGGFGDKVAVLEIEGVITDSYAINKKLREYARRDDVKAVVVRVNSPGGAVGASQEIYTEVKRLKEKKKVVISMGNVAASGGYYIAAPADMIVANPGTITGSIGVIANFVNMEKLFGTIGLRTETIKSGEFKDTGSPSRPMTKEERALLQSVINDAHSQFVDAVSEGRKIKKEEAALLANGRVFTGAEAKRLGLVDKLGNLSDAITEAGKLAGISGEPRVLYPERKKGLFKELMEEGARTLVNEASSSFSLMYMMPGIVKH
- a CDS encoding 30S ribosomal protein S1, yielding MNELDNKGVSEFEALLEKSMKEPHAGELVKGTVVKITSDSVIVDVGYRAEGIVPIAEFTGADGKVEVKEGQEVTVLILRWDDDRGYIILSKGKADQLHVWDDLILVHDNKTPVDGKIDKKVNGGFHVSVMGVTAFLPSSQVDLKPVKSPDELVGKSFKFRVIKYNRKKNNLIISRRVILEEERDALRGVTLSKIEEGKAVEGVVKNITDYGAFVDLGGIDGLVHLSDMSWGKVTHPSQVVKVGDAVKVKILKYDAETKKISLGMKQLTSDPWLSVADRYKPQARIKGRVVNLTDYGAFVEIEPGLEGLVHISEMSWTKLRHPSQKVKPGDMVDAMILDVDPVNKRISLGLKQVEANPWDSIEERYPKGTKIKGTVKNITDFGVFIGVEEGIDGLVHVSDMSWKKVKHPSELFKRGQEVEAVVVNVDKAAQRFSLSTRLTENDPWAGVAGRFSPGNIVEGRVSSTADFGAFIEIESGVEGLIHVSELNRSKQKGSGIKAGDKVEVEILNVNPDDRKIGLSLRRVIEGEGA